A section of the Lineus longissimus chromosome 1, tnLinLong1.2, whole genome shotgun sequence genome encodes:
- the LOC135484180 gene encoding zonadhesin-like produces MPGGIKIKLDKYYNIYKDGAKENFPLDATSINGVNVKARLRGKTMTITVTECGITLTYKNSHMVYLKVDSKRYGGKGKLTGMCDDCDGVKTPTAKIDFNNYRVNGNCKIAPANPKCPKTKKRILMRSCSIIQKKNGPFKNCIKKLNVWKASIENCIFDSCEFFTPAKTRRRAVCQSIEAFAQRCRQNGFPSSTPWRKRNFCPMTCPKNSVYKRRMNPCQPRCPLPRTVKRRICKRVKRSKMVEGCKCKNGYVLSGTACVKKKLCGCYIVKRGRVVHYMKKGQFRVSSNCKWRFTCRNGKFKRYRQKACHRFATCKVNNITHRYGCNCKSGYYGNGFKCKKSCRKLGGRCSLSCGSKSGFLGKRNCGSKRTCCKKKTCRQVGGRCRNKCLTRGRYLGRFGCKRMCCKKNLPRK; encoded by the exons ATGCCCGGCGGCATCAAAATAAAACTGGATAAATACTATAACATATAC AAAGACGGAGCAAAGGAGAACTTTCCTCTCGATGCAACCAGTATTAATGGCGTGAACGTAAAGGCTCGTCTCCGTGGGAAAACTATGACGATAACTGTGACGGAATGTGGGATTACCCTGACCTACAAAAACAGTCACATGGTTTACCTTAAAGTGGACAGCAAGCGTTATGGTGGTAAAGGAAAGCTTACTGGCATGTGCGATGACTGTGACGGAGTTAAAACACCAACGGCAAAGATAGACTTCAACAATTACAGGGTGAATGG AAACTGTAAAATTGCACCTGCTAatccaaaatgtccaaaaactaAAAAACGCATCCTCATGCGAAGCTGCAGCATCATCCAAAAGAAGAATGGACCATTCAAGAACTGTATAAAAAAATTGAACGTATGGAAGGCATCCATCGAGAACTGTATCTTCGATTCCTGTGAATTCTTCACACCCGCGAAAACCCGTAGGAGAGCCGTGTGCCAGTCCATTGAGGCTTTTGCGCAGAGATGCAGACAGAATGGTTTCCCATCTAGCACTCCGTGGAGAAAGAGAAACTTCTGCC CAATGACCTGTCCAAAGAACTCGGTTTACAAGAGAAGGATGAATCCTTGTCAGCCACGTTGCCCATTGCCTCGAACCGTGAAGCGCCGTATTTGTAAGCGGGTGAAAAGAAGTAAGATGGTCGAAGGCTGTAAATGTAAGAACGGTTATGTACTGAGTGGAACGGCCTGTGTCAAAAAGAAGCTCTGTGGTTGCTATATTGTAAAGAGAGGCAGAGTTGTTCACTATATGAAG AAAGGACAGTTTAGGGTGTCCAGCAACTGTAAGTGGAGGTTTACATGCCGCAACGGTAAATTTAAAAGGTATCGACAAAAAGCCTGTCACAGGTTTGCCACTTGTAAAGTGAACAACATCACGCATAGATACGGTTGCAATTGCAAGTCTGGATACTATGGAAACGGATTCAAATGCA AGAAGAGCTGCCGTAAACTAGGAGGTCGTTGTAGCCTATCGTGTGGATCTAAATCTGGATTCCTTGGGAAACGAAACTGTGGTTCGAAACGCACGTGCTGCAAAA AAAAAACATGCAGGCAAGTAGGCGGAAGATGTCGCAACAAGTGCCTCACACGTGGACGCTATCTCGGCAGATTTGGCTGTAAGAGGATGTGCTGCAAAAAAA atttgCCGAGAAAGTGA